Proteins from one Nicotiana tabacum cultivar K326 chromosome 23, ASM71507v2, whole genome shotgun sequence genomic window:
- the LOC107792753 gene encoding NADPH HC-toxin reductase 1, giving the protein MEKKSNCMVCVTGGAGYIGSSLVKKLLDRGYTVHATLRNLEDESKVGLLKSFPGADKRLKLFQADIYKPEEFEKAIQGCEFVFHVATPLLHSDGFHYKNRTEATIAAVKKIGMSCLKSGTVKKLIYTASVVAASPLKDDGTNFKDLMDETCWTPLNFSNPYADQGLRDYVESKMLAEKEMLNFGKEDMEVVTLCCGLVGGDTYLPYTPTSTALFLSLLSPQEKSLYNTLKFLEELIGKVPIVHIEDVCEAHLFSIKAAVNGRFLLASSFVSSAEIGCYYQRNYPEFNLNQEYLNDPKREIKWGSKKLVDNGFVYKYGMKEILDDSVSCARKNGTFQQQ; this is encoded by the exons atggagaagaaaagcAACTGTATGGTCTGTGTTACAGGAGGTGCAGGGTACATAGGTTCTTCTCTTGTAAAGAAACTTTTGGATAGAGGCTATACCGTTCACGCTACCCTCAGGAACTTAG AGGATGAATCAAAGGTGGGGCTGTTAAAGAGCTTCCCTGGTGCAGATAAAAGACTAAAGTTATTTCAAGCTGATATTTACAAACCAGAAGAGTTTGAGAAGGCTATTCAAGGCTGTGAATTCGTTTTCCACGTTGCTACCCCTTTGTTGCATTCTGACGGATTTCAC TACAAAAATAGAACTGAGGCTACAATTGCTGCAGTGAAGAAAATTGGAATGAGTTGCCTTAAATCTGGGACAGTAAAGAAGCTTATCTATACTGCCTCAGTGGTTGCTGCTTCTCCATTGAAGGATGATGGGACTAATTTCAAGGATTTGATGGATGAAACGTGTTGGACACCTCTCAATTTCTCAAATCCTTATGCCGATCAGGGGCTTAGG GATTATGTAGAGTCAAAGATGCTAGCTGAGAAAGAAATGTTGAACTTTGGGAAGGAGGATATGGAGGTAGTGACGTTATGTTGCGGTCTTGTGGGTGGAGACACTTACTTACCTTATACCCCAACAAGTACTGCCTTATTCTTGTCACTGTTGAGCCCTCAAGAGAAAAGTCTCTATAATACACTCAAGTTTTTAGAAGAGCTTATAGGAAAAGTGCCAATTGTGCATATTGAAGATGTATGTGAAGCTCACTTGTTCTCCATCAAAGCTGCAGTCAATGGCCGTTTCTTGTTGGCTAGCTCCTTTGTTTCTTCTGCAGAGATTGGCTGTTATTACCAACGGAATTATCCAGAGTTTAATCTCAACCAAGA GTACTTGAATGACCCCAAGAGAGAAATTAAATGGGGATCGAAAAAGCTTGTTGACAACGGTTTCGTGTACAAGTATGGGATGAAGGAGATATTGGATGATAGCGTTAGTTGTGCCAGAAAAAATGGCACCTTTCAGCAACAATGA